The following coding sequences are from one Musa acuminata AAA Group cultivar baxijiao chromosome BXJ2-4, Cavendish_Baxijiao_AAA, whole genome shotgun sequence window:
- the LOC135609912 gene encoding large ribosomal subunit protein uL30y-like: protein MATEEAKAVVPESVLKKRKREEQWAVAKKQAVDAKKKKDRENRKLIFTRAQQYAKEYESQEKELIRLKREARMKGGFYVSPEAKLLFIIRIRGINAMHPKTRKILQLLRLRQIFNGVFLKVNKATMNMLQRVEPYVTYGYPNLKSVRELIYKRGYGKLNKQRIPLTDNAIIEQGLGKHGIICMEDLVHEIMTVGTHFKEANNFLWPFKLKAPLGGLKKKRRHYVEGGDAGNREDYINELIRRMN, encoded by the exons ATGGCGACGGAGGAAGCGAAGGCGGTGGTCCCCGAGTCGGTGTTGAAGAAGCGGAAGAGGGAGGAACAGTGGGCGGTGGCGAAGAAGCAGGCGGTCgatgcgaagaagaagaaggaccgCGAGAACCGGAAGCTAATCTTCACCAGGGCGCAACAGTATGCCAAGGAGTACGAGTCGCAG GAGAAGGAGCTGATCCGATTGAAGAGGGAGGCGAGGATGAAGGGAGGATTTTACGTTAGCCCCGAGGCCAAGCTGCTCTTCATCATCCGCATACGAGG TATCAATGCGATGCACCCTAAAACACGAAAAATCTTGCAGCTCCTTCGACTCAGACAG ATATTCAATGGTGTATTTCTGAAAGTGAACAAGGCCACCATGAACATGTTGCAGAGGGTGGAGCCTTATGTCACATATGG GTATCCCAATCTCAAGAGCGTTAGGGAGTTGATTTATAAGAGGGGATATGGAAAGTTGAACAAACAGAGAATTCCCTTGACAGACAATGCAATCATCGAGCAG GGTTTGGGGAAACATGGTATTATCTGCATGGAAGATCTTGTGCATGAAATCATGACTGTTGGTACACACTTTAAGGAGGCAAACAATTTCCTCTGGCCTTTCAAGTTGAAGGCACCACTGGGTGgcctgaaaaagaaaagaaggcacTATGTTGAGGGAGGAGATGCTGGAAACCGTGAGGATTACATCAATGAGCTCATCAGAAGGATGAACTAA
- the LOC135608998 gene encoding uncharacterized protein LOC135608998: MCVVFLCREEEEVLGTHKAPGSCPYCGGAVMATYVESAWRLCFLPLCHKIKRKFSCTCCSRRLVAYP; the protein is encoded by the coding sequence ATGTGCGTGGTGTTCCTATgcagggaggaagaggaggtgttGGGTACGCACAAGGCGCCGGGGAGCTGCCCCTACTGCGGCGGTGCGGTGATGGCCACCTACGTTGAGAGCGCGTGGAGGCTCTGCTTCCTCCCCCTCTGCCACAAGATCAAGCGCAAGTTCTCCTGCACCTGCTGCTCCCGCCGCCTCGTCGCCTACCCGTAG